The following are encoded in a window of Castanea sativa cultivar Marrone di Chiusa Pesio chromosome 5, ASM4071231v1 genomic DNA:
- the LOC142636709 gene encoding glucan endo-1,3-beta-glucosidase 14-like, translated as MECSCVVNMPTKHMRSSSSFLRFLLVFSLVSLNVLTGQAFTGTYGVNYGRIADNLPPPGSVVTLLKAAKIKNIRIYDANPDVLTAFKGSGIEIMVCLPNELLIEVSVGEQRAMDWIKENVQPYLPGTSIRGISMGNEILGVTPVEIWEALLPASKNIYTALDRLGLTKEVQVSSPHSEAVFANSFPPSSCTFRDDILPYMKPLLQFFSQIGSPFYINAYPFLAYKSDPEHIDINYALFKSNKGIYDAKTKLHYDNMFDAQVDAAYAALEKVGFGKMEVIVSETGWASKGDDNEAGATVENARTYNKNLRKRLLKKKGTPYKPKKAVKAYIFALFNENLKFGPTSERNFGLFKADGSISYDIGFTGLVPSSATSSFISFKGIGLSNSLIFTSATLLLLVLTL; from the exons ATGGAATGCTCTTGCGTTGTTAACATGCCCACAAAACACATGCGGtcctcttcttcctttctcAGATTTCTGCTTGTGTTCTCTCTCGTATCTCTCAATG TTTTGACAGGACAAGCATTTACAGGAACTTATGGGGTAAACTATGGCAGGATAGCTGACAATCTACCTCCACCGGGTAGTGTGGTGACCCTTCTGAAGGCAGCAAAGATAAAAAACATTAGAATCTATGACGCAAATCCTGATGTTCTCACAGCCTTCAAAGGATCTGGAATTGAAATAATGGTTTGTTTGCCAAATGAACTTCTGATCGAGGTCAGTGTCGGCGAGCAACGTGCCATGGATTGGATAAAAGAAAATGTGCAGCCATACCTTCCTGGAACATCTATACGTGGAATTTCAATGGGGAATGAGATCTTGGGTGTTACTCCAGTTGAAATATGGGAGGCCTTGTTGCCTGCATCAAAGAACATTTACACTGCTCTTGATCGGTTGGGCTTGACAAAAGAGGTTCAGGTCTCAAGCCCACATTCAGAGGCTGTTTTCGCCAATTCATTTCCGCCATCCTCATGTACTTTCAGAgatgatattcttccatacatgAAGCCACTTTTGCAGTTCTTCTCGCAGATTGGTTCTCCTTTTTATATAAATGCTTATCCATTTCTGGCTTATAAGAGTGACCCTGAGCATATTGATATTAACTATGCCCTCTTCAAATCAAATAAAGGAATTTATGATGCAAAGACTAAATTACACTATGATAACATGTTTGATGCCCAGGTTGATGCAGCTTATGCTGCTTTAGAAAAGGTTGGGTTTGGTAAGATGGAGGTCATTGTTTCTGAAACTGGTTGGGCTTCTAAAGGAGACGATAATGAAGCAGGCGCTACAGTGGAAAATGCAAGGACATATAATAAAAACTTGCGAAAACGGCTACTCAAAAAGAAGGGTACCCCCTACAAGCCAAAGAAAGCTGTGAAGGCTTATATTTTTGCTTTGTTCAATGAGAACTTAAAATTTGGGCCAACTTCCGAGAGGAACTTTGGGTTGTTTAAAGCTGATGGGAGCATTTCATATGATATTGGATTCACAGGGCTTGTCCCTTCTTCAGCAACCTCATCTTTTATCTCTTTCAAG GGGATTGGATTATCAAACTCGCTGATTTTTACTAGTGCTACACTGCTGCTACTGGTATTAACATTGTAA
- the LOC142636926 gene encoding glucan endo-1,3-beta-glucosidase 14: protein MEYSYIVNMLTKYMRFSSFFLRFLLVFYLISLNVLTAHAFTGTYGVNYGRRADNLPPPGSVVTLLKAAKIKNIRIYDADHEVLTAFKGSGIEIVVGLGNEFLKDISVAEDRAMDWIKENVQPFLPGTSIRGIAVGNEILGGTNMELWEVLLPAVKNVYNALDRLDLTKVVQVSSPHSEAVFANSFPPSSCTFRDDVLPFMKPLLQFFSQIGSPFYINAYPFLAFKSDPEHIDINYSLFQPNEGIDDAKTKLHYDNMFEAQVDAAYAALEKVGFEKTEVIVSETGWASKGDEDEAGATVKNAMTYNKNLRKRLLKKKGTPYRPKMVAKAYVFALFNENLKPGPTSERNFGLFKADGSIAYDIGFTGLVPSSATSSLLSFKGIGLSNSLVFTIAALLPLILTL from the exons TTTTGACAGCACATGCATTCACGGGAACTTATGGAGTAAACTATGGGAGGAGAGCTGACAATCTACCTCCACCGGGTAGTGTGGTGACCCTTCTAAAAGCtgcaaagataaaaaatattagaatctATGATGCTGATCATGAAGTTCTCACGGCCTTCAAAGGATCTGGAATTGAAATTGTGGTTGGACTTGGCAATGAATTTCTCAAAGACATCAGTGTGGCTGAGGATCGTGCCATGGATTGGATAAAAGAAAATGTACAGCCATTCCTTCCTGGAACTTCCATACGTGGAATTGCAGTTGGGAATGAGATCTTGGGTGGTACAAATATGGAACTTTGGGAGGTGTTGTTGCCTGCAGTAAAGAATGTTTACAATGCCCTTGATCGGTTGGACTTGACAAAAGTGGTTCAGGTCTCAAGCCCGCATTCAGAGGCTGTTTTTGCCAATTCGTTTCCACCATCATCTTGTACTTTCAGGGATGATGTTCTTCCATTCATGAAGCCACTTTTGCAGTTCTTCTCGCAGATTGGTTCTCCTTTTTATATAAATGCATATCCATTTCTGGCTTTTAAGAGTGACCCTGAGCATATTGATATTAATTATTCCCTCTTCCAACCAAATGAAGgaattgatgatgcaaagactAAATTACACTATGATAACATGTTTGAGGCCCAGGTTGACGCAGCTTATGCGGCTTTAGAAAAAGTTGGGTTTGAGAAGACAGAGGTCATTGTTTCAGAAACTGGTTGGGCTTCCAAAGGTGACGAAGATGAAGCAGGTGCCACGGTGAAAAATGCAATGACTTACAATAAGAATTTGCGAAAACGGCTACTAAAAAAGAAGGGTACCCCCTACAGGCCAAAGATGGTGGCAAAGGCttatgtttttgctttgttCAATGAGAACTTGAAGCCAGGGCCAACCTCTGAGAGGAACTTTGGATTGTTTAAAGCCGATGGGAGCATTGCATATGACATTGGATTCACTGGACTTGTCCCTTCTTCAGCAACctcatctcttctctctttcaaG GGGATTGGATTATCAAACTCACTGGTTTTTACTATTGCTGCACTGCTGCCACTGATATTAACGTTATAA